One window of the Candidatus Alcyoniella australis genome contains the following:
- the nrdR gene encoding transcriptional regulator NrdR: MRCPYCGSMDNKVLDSRYRRDGNVVRRRRECDKCLRRFTTYERVEEVLPLVIKKDGTRQAFDRKKLLSGVRRACEKRPVSIEEMEGLADRVEQHFQDLGEREIDSQAIGELVMQRLAELDKVAYVRFASVYRDFQDVNEFMEEIRGLLGEGGRGSDKAGS, encoded by the coding sequence ATGAGGTGCCCTTACTGCGGAAGCATGGACAACAAGGTGCTCGACTCTCGCTACCGCCGGGACGGCAACGTGGTGCGTCGCCGCCGCGAGTGCGACAAGTGCCTGCGGCGCTTTACCACCTACGAGCGGGTCGAAGAGGTGCTGCCGCTGGTAATTAAAAAGGACGGCACGCGCCAGGCCTTTGACCGCAAGAAGCTGCTCTCCGGCGTGCGCCGGGCCTGTGAGAAACGGCCGGTGAGCATCGAAGAGATGGAAGGACTGGCCGACAGAGTGGAGCAGCACTTCCAGGATCTGGGCGAGCGCGAGATCGACTCGCAGGCCATCGGCGAACTGGTGATGCAGCGCCTGGCCGAGCTGGACAAGGTGGCCTACGTGCGCTTCGCCTCGGTCTACCGCGACTTCCAGGACGTCAACGAGTTCATGGAGGAGATCCGCGGACTGTTGGGCGAGGGCGGCCGCGGCTCGGACAAGGCCGGGTCCTGA
- a CDS encoding cytidine/deoxycytidylate deaminase family protein encodes MSESRPDWDTYFIEFSHLASKRSTCLRRKVGAVIVKDRNILATGYNGAPKGLPHCAETGCERQRQNVPSGQRHELCRGLHAEQNAIIQAAYHGTSIKGATLYCNTFPCVICAKMIINAGIQRIVYEAQYADELSAQMLQQSGIELLRYQPSAVAQKEDA; translated from the coding sequence GTGAGCGAATCCAGACCCGACTGGGATACCTACTTCATCGAGTTCTCGCACTTGGCGTCCAAACGCTCGACCTGCCTGCGGCGCAAGGTCGGAGCGGTGATCGTCAAGGATCGCAACATTCTGGCCACAGGCTACAACGGCGCGCCCAAAGGGCTGCCGCACTGCGCGGAGACCGGGTGCGAACGCCAGCGGCAGAACGTCCCCTCGGGCCAGCGCCACGAGCTGTGCCGTGGGTTGCACGCCGAGCAAAATGCGATCATCCAGGCCGCGTACCACGGCACGAGCATCAAAGGTGCCACGCTGTACTGCAACACCTTCCCCTGCGTGATTTGCGCCAAGATGATTATCAACGCCGGGATCCAGCGCATTGTTTACGAGGCGCAGTACGCTGACGAGCTGTCCGCGCAGATGTTGCAGCAAAGCGGGATCGAGCTACTGCGCTACCAGCCGTCGGCCGTGGCCCAAAAGGAGGACGCATGA
- the rpiB gene encoding ribose 5-phosphate isomerase B has protein sequence MKIAVAVDHGGYGLKKQVLQWLSAAGHEALDLGTDSPESVDYPDFAVRLAQVVANGECEHGILVCGTGIGMSITANRVAGVRAALCTDPYMARMSRAHNDANVLCMGERVVGPGLARAIVEAFLEQPFEGGRHARRVEKIMALDREDRE, from the coding sequence ATGAAGATCGCGGTTGCTGTTGATCACGGCGGATACGGCCTTAAAAAGCAGGTGCTGCAATGGCTCTCAGCGGCCGGGCACGAGGCGCTGGACCTGGGAACCGACTCGCCGGAGTCTGTTGACTATCCCGATTTCGCGGTGCGGCTGGCGCAGGTCGTGGCCAACGGCGAATGCGAGCACGGGATTTTGGTCTGCGGCACCGGCATCGGCATGAGCATTACGGCCAACCGCGTCGCCGGCGTGCGCGCCGCGTTGTGCACCGACCCGTACATGGCGCGGATGAGCCGCGCGCACAACGACGCCAACGTGCTGTGCATGGGCGAACGGGTGGTCGGCCCGGGATTGGCCCGGGCGATCGTCGAGGCTTTTTTAGAGCAGCCCTTTGAGGGCGGACGCCACGCGCGCCGGGTCGAAAAAATCATGGCCCTGGACCGGGAGGACCGCGAGTGA
- a CDS encoding phosphopantetheine-binding protein — translation MSIEVRIRELVAEHLELDDDEVVDGAFLADDFGADPYDLEVLAELLSEEFEVEIAEDEVEGWETLADVIQTVNERIEED, via the coding sequence ATGAGCATCGAGGTTCGCATTCGGGAACTGGTTGCCGAGCACCTCGAATTGGACGACGACGAAGTAGTGGACGGCGCTTTTTTGGCCGATGATTTTGGTGCCGACCCCTACGACCTGGAAGTGCTCGCCGAGCTGCTGTCCGAGGAATTCGAAGTCGAAATTGCCGAGGACGAAGTCGAGGGTTGGGAGACGCTCGCCGACGTAATTCAGACCGTGAACGAGCGGATCGAAGAGGATTGA
- the acpP gene encoding acyl carrier protein, translated as MNTVEIELQVKKLIAKQLEIDADQIRNDAEFIKDLGADSLDVVELIMAIEDEFDIGEIPDEAAEKVSVVQDVIDYLIDKFKSN; from the coding sequence ATGAATACAGTCGAGATCGAGCTACAGGTTAAGAAGCTGATTGCCAAGCAACTTGAGATAGACGCAGACCAGATTCGCAACGATGCCGAGTTCATCAAGGACCTCGGTGCGGACTCCCTGGACGTGGTCGAGCTGATCATGGCCATCGAGGACGAGTTCGACATCGGTGAGATCCCCGATGAGGCCGCCGAGAAGGTCAGCGTGGTTCAGGACGTGATCGACTACCTCATCGATAAATTCAAAAGTAATTAG